In one Desulfoferula mesophila genomic region, the following are encoded:
- a CDS encoding acetate--CoA ligase family protein, whose translation MEFFFDPSSIAVVGASPERTGNSLLFNATLNQDVAIYPVNPKHAELAGLPCYPSVSDIPHPVEMAILLVPARFTPRILEECAAKGVRGVMIQSAGFAETGDEGRGLQEQCVAIARRAGMRLWGPNCMGLVDVPGHKFFTFMTPSITQVLPPNGTLSLVVQSGMLSAGFLADLATRRGIAVNKACSIGNKCDVDECDVLEYLLADPSTKGVALYLESMPRGRRFMELAEGASKPLVVLKSGRSASGAKAALSHTASLAGNARLTQGLLQAMGVGTARDFHQLVDLGRALSMVPEAPQGKQVAVLTFSGGAGILSCDLLEDKGLSMAELSPETLRDLGQVFPAWMPPGNPVDLWPAMELHGPGPTLDHAVQAVSRDPNVDMVLIHAFLGGTQGEVNLAQYRQILAYQGKSMFIWGLGLDQPVKQFEAQAQAQGVPAFGELARAVDCLAAVCQGRADHLSAPRPEASGNPLPSDLPPIRGVWDEYQSKRLLRAWGLPAVAEEVVSEQDQALAAAEKLGWPVVLKGLMPGEVHKSELGLVRLNLDGPARLEQEFARLSEAMGGQGALLLQAQRKPDYELIVGYVKDAQFGPCVMLGAGGVTAELEPDVAFEMAPLDPPRALAMLERLRLAKRFAGFRGEAPLNRRALAELICRLGDLGASHPAISQVDINPVAVCQGEPLALDANIVWET comes from the coding sequence ATGGAATTTTTTTTCGACCCCTCATCCATAGCCGTGGTGGGCGCCAGCCCCGAGCGCACCGGCAACAGCCTGCTGTTCAACGCTACGCTCAACCAGGACGTGGCCATATATCCGGTCAACCCCAAACACGCGGAACTTGCCGGCCTGCCCTGCTACCCCAGCGTATCGGACATTCCCCACCCGGTGGAGATGGCCATCCTGCTGGTGCCGGCCCGGTTCACCCCCCGGATCCTGGAGGAATGCGCGGCCAAGGGGGTGCGCGGGGTGATGATCCAGAGCGCCGGCTTCGCCGAAACCGGCGATGAGGGCCGCGGGCTGCAGGAGCAATGCGTGGCCATCGCCCGCCGCGCGGGCATGCGCCTGTGGGGGCCCAACTGCATGGGCCTGGTGGACGTGCCGGGCCACAAGTTCTTCACCTTCATGACCCCCAGCATCACCCAGGTCCTGCCCCCCAACGGCACGTTGTCCCTGGTGGTGCAGAGCGGCATGCTCTCGGCCGGGTTCCTGGCCGACCTGGCCACCCGGCGAGGCATCGCGGTGAACAAGGCCTGCTCCATAGGCAACAAGTGCGACGTGGACGAATGCGACGTGCTGGAATATCTGCTGGCCGACCCCAGCACCAAGGGCGTGGCCCTGTACCTGGAGTCCATGCCTCGGGGGCGGCGCTTCATGGAGTTGGCCGAGGGGGCGAGCAAGCCCCTGGTGGTGCTCAAGTCGGGACGTAGCGCCTCCGGGGCCAAGGCCGCCCTGAGCCACACCGCCAGCCTGGCCGGCAACGCCCGGCTCACCCAGGGCCTGTTGCAGGCAATGGGAGTGGGCACGGCGCGGGATTTCCACCAGCTGGTTGATCTGGGCCGGGCCTTGTCCATGGTGCCCGAGGCGCCCCAGGGCAAACAGGTGGCGGTGCTCACCTTCAGCGGCGGGGCGGGCATCCTCTCTTGCGACCTGCTGGAGGACAAGGGCCTGTCCATGGCTGAGCTGTCTCCTGAAACTCTGCGCGATCTGGGCCAGGTGTTCCCCGCCTGGATGCCGCCGGGCAACCCCGTGGACCTGTGGCCGGCCATGGAACTGCACGGGCCGGGCCCCACCCTGGACCACGCGGTGCAAGCCGTGTCCCGCGACCCCAACGTGGATATGGTCTTGATCCACGCCTTTTTGGGCGGGACCCAAGGTGAGGTCAATCTGGCCCAGTACCGGCAAATCCTCGCCTACCAAGGCAAGAGCATGTTCATTTGGGGGTTGGGACTGGACCAACCGGTGAAGCAATTCGAGGCCCAGGCCCAGGCCCAAGGGGTTCCGGCGTTCGGCGAACTGGCCCGCGCCGTGGATTGCCTGGCCGCGGTTTGCCAAGGCCGGGCCGATCACCTCTCGGCTCCTCGCCCGGAGGCTTCCGGCAACCCCCTGCCCTCGGACCTGCCGCCCATTCGGGGAGTGTGGGACGAGTATCAGTCCAAGCGCCTGCTCAGGGCCTGGGGCCTGCCTGCCGTGGCCGAGGAGGTGGTAAGCGAGCAGGATCAGGCCCTGGCGGCTGCCGAGAAGCTGGGCTGGCCGGTGGTGCTCAAGGGCCTGATGCCCGGCGAGGTGCACAAGAGCGAGCTGGGCCTGGTGCGCTTGAACCTGGACGGCCCGGCCAGGCTGGAGCAGGAGTTTGCCCGCCTGAGCGAGGCCATGGGCGGGCAAGGCGCCCTGCTCTTGCAGGCCCAGCGCAAGCCGGACTACGAGCTGATCGTGGGTTATGTCAAGGACGCCCAGTTCGGCCCCTGCGTCATGCTGGGGGCGGGCGGAGTCACCGCCGAGCTGGAGCCGGACGTGGCCTTTGAAATGGCCCCGCTGGACCCGCCCCGGGCCCTGGCCATGCTGGAGCGCCTGCGCCTGGCCAAGCGCTTCGCCGGTTTCCGGGGCGAAGCACCCTTGAACCGCCGGGCCTTGGCCGAGCTGATCTGCCGCCTGGGCGACCTGGGCGCCTCCCATCCGGCCATCTCCCAGGTGGACATCAACCCGGTGGCCGTGTGCCAGGGCGAGCCCCTGGCCCTGGACGCCAACATCGTTTGGGAGACCTAG
- a CDS encoding enoyl-CoA hydratase/isomerase family protein encodes MELIYEKKEHIALFTLNRPEVFNALSPDLFRRLHEAFEDFAQDPELRVGVITGAGEKAFCAGADVKTWLPFVKQCREKPWLMPTTPLRGMQLDKPLIAAINGVALGGGLEMCLACDLRVASEKARFAFPEARLGILPRLGGTVRLPRLVGSAWAAEMMFTGKPIDAQKALTMGLVNRVVPPEEVLDTALALAGEICQCAPLAVQAIKKSMQRSVGMSIDEALWCENALGMPLYDTEDYEEGRKAFMEKRPANFQAK; translated from the coding sequence ATGGAACTTATTTACGAAAAGAAAGAACATATCGCGCTTTTCACTTTGAACCGCCCGGAGGTATTCAACGCCCTCAGTCCGGATTTGTTCCGGCGGCTGCACGAGGCCTTTGAGGACTTTGCCCAAGACCCGGAGCTGCGGGTGGGGGTAATCACCGGCGCGGGCGAAAAGGCCTTTTGCGCGGGAGCGGACGTAAAGACCTGGCTGCCGTTCGTTAAACAGTGCCGCGAAAAACCGTGGCTCATGCCCACCACCCCCTTGCGGGGCATGCAACTGGACAAGCCCCTCATCGCGGCCATCAACGGGGTGGCTTTGGGCGGCGGCTTGGAGATGTGCCTGGCCTGCGATCTGCGGGTGGCATCGGAAAAGGCCCGCTTCGCATTCCCCGAGGCGCGCCTGGGCATCCTGCCCCGCCTGGGCGGCACGGTGCGTCTGCCCCGGCTGGTAGGCAGCGCCTGGGCGGCGGAAATGATGTTTACCGGCAAACCCATCGATGCCCAGAAGGCCTTGACCATGGGCCTGGTCAACCGGGTGGTGCCGCCCGAGGAGGTCCTGGACACGGCCCTGGCCCTGGCCGGAGAAATCTGCCAGTGCGCTCCCCTGGCGGTGCAGGCCATCAAGAAGAGCATGCAGCGCAGCGTGGGCATGTCCATCGACGAGGCCCTGTGGTGCGAAAACGCGCTGGGCATGCCTCTTTACGACACCGAGGATTACGAAGAAGGGCGCAAGGCGTTCATGGAAAAACGGCCGGCCAACTTCCAGGCCAAGTAA
- a CDS encoding electron transfer flavoprotein subunit alpha/FixB family protein, with protein sequence MSAPGRVVAIAELGPEGLAPVTWEVLACTRRVAAALGLDAAALVVGQDVESLAQEMACRSGLPAWAVEVAGLHGFHGEAQRRALAQALPRLEARVVLGAHSTSGLDWAPALAAEMEAAYIPGVEGLREGGERLGFWRSAHFGKLREALAPATWPLVLTVQAGAFAADPPEEASPGAVEVLRLEALPCRTEVLALKEGAGADAGLGRAQVVVAAGRGVGKEENLGLLRRLAGLFSSASLAGSRPVCDLGWLGYGQQVGQTGATITPRLYIACGISGARQHAVGMQGSGFIVSINSDPQAAICNLADVCVVEDLSVFLPALLELAEPATAANHDPGQNG encoded by the coding sequence GTGAGCGCGCCGGGCCGGGTGGTGGCAATAGCCGAGCTGGGACCCGAGGGCCTGGCCCCGGTTACTTGGGAGGTGCTGGCCTGCACCCGCCGGGTGGCCGCGGCCCTGGGCCTGGATGCGGCGGCTCTGGTGGTAGGGCAAGACGTAGAATCCTTGGCGCAGGAAATGGCCTGTCGCTCCGGGCTCCCCGCCTGGGCGGTGGAGGTGGCGGGCCTGCACGGCTTCCACGGCGAGGCCCAGCGCCGAGCCCTGGCCCAGGCGCTGCCCCGGCTGGAGGCCCGGGTGGTGCTGGGCGCCCATTCCACCTCGGGCCTGGACTGGGCCCCGGCCCTGGCCGCCGAGATGGAGGCGGCCTACATACCCGGCGTGGAGGGGCTGCGGGAGGGCGGCGAGCGTCTGGGCTTTTGGCGGAGCGCCCACTTCGGCAAGCTGCGCGAGGCCCTGGCTCCCGCCACCTGGCCCCTGGTGCTCACCGTGCAGGCCGGGGCCTTTGCCGCCGACCCGCCGGAAGAGGCCTCGCCCGGCGCGGTTGAAGTGCTGCGCCTGGAGGCCCTCCCCTGTCGCACCGAAGTGCTGGCCCTAAAGGAAGGCGCAGGGGCCGACGCGGGCCTGGGACGGGCCCAGGTGGTGGTGGCTGCCGGGCGGGGCGTGGGTAAGGAGGAAAACCTGGGCCTGCTGCGCCGTTTGGCGGGCCTGTTCTCCTCGGCCTCCCTGGCCGGCTCCCGGCCGGTGTGCGACCTGGGCTGGCTGGGCTACGGCCAACAAGTGGGCCAGACCGGCGCCACGATCACCCCCCGCCTTTACATCGCCTGCGGCATATCAGGAGCCCGGCAACACGCGGTGGGCATGCAAGGCTCGGGCTTCATCGTGTCCATCAACAGCGATCCCCAGGCGGCCATCTGCAACCTGGCCGACGTGTGCGTGGTGGAGGATCTGAGCGTTTTCCTGCCCGCGCTGCTGGAACTGGCCGAGCCCGCCACCGCCGCAAACCACGATCCCGGCCAAAATGGTTGA
- a CDS encoding electron transfer flavoprotein subunit beta/FixA family protein: MAHKRGKRLVVRVLVCIKQVWEPESLFNIQGAELRPRPPLRRKISSYDELALEEALRLKDRLPHTQVTALSVGPEPVVEALRRALGMGVDQAVHLIAPETPPPRPASLAAWIAAYAREQSFDLILTGVMSEDAMQGAVGPMLAVRLGLPLVTSVVSLEVAGGALKVKREMEGGRRQTMALPLPGLLTIQSGPAQPRYPTLSALLRAKKTTPLTLTAAELADPVTREDILALAPPEKRRAGLVLEGDPSQKAQRLLAILRERSLL; this comes from the coding sequence TTGGCTCACAAGCGGGGGAAGCGTCTGGTCGTGCGGGTTCTGGTGTGCATAAAACAGGTGTGGGAGCCGGAAAGCCTTTTCAACATCCAAGGGGCCGAGCTGCGCCCCCGCCCTCCCCTGCGCCGCAAGATAAGCTCCTATGACGAACTTGCCCTGGAGGAGGCCCTGCGTCTCAAGGACCGCCTGCCCCACACCCAGGTGACCGCCCTCAGCGTGGGGCCGGAGCCGGTGGTGGAGGCCCTGCGCCGGGCCCTGGGCATGGGCGTGGACCAGGCGGTGCACCTGATCGCCCCGGAAACGCCGCCGCCCCGCCCGGCCTCCTTGGCCGCCTGGATCGCGGCCTATGCGCGCGAGCAAAGCTTTGACCTGATCCTCACCGGGGTCATGTCCGAGGACGCCATGCAGGGCGCGGTGGGACCCATGCTGGCCGTGCGCCTGGGCCTGCCCTTGGTCACTTCGGTGGTCAGTTTGGAAGTGGCGGGCGGCGCCCTGAAAGTAAAGCGGGAAATGGAGGGCGGACGCAGGCAAACCATGGCCCTGCCCCTACCCGGTCTGCTCACCATTCAGTCGGGTCCCGCCCAGCCCCGCTACCCTACCCTGTCGGCCCTGCTGCGGGCCAAGAAGACCACGCCCCTCACCCTGACCGCCGCCGAGTTGGCCGACCCAGTGACGCGTGAGGATATCCTGGCCCTGGCCCCGCCGGAAAAGCGGCGCGCCGGACTGGTGCTGGAGGGCGACCCGTCCCAAAAAGCCCAACGCCTGCTGGCCATCCTGCGCGAAAGGAGCCTGCTGTGA
- a CDS encoding histidine phosphatase family protein: MSVLYLMRHGQASFGQDNYDRLSELGRRQASLTGEHLAALGLSFDAAYCGTMSRQQDTAQAALAALPDPPPLTELPGLNEYQSEPIIQALLPAMRAEDPAVAQALPRMYEDRKAFQVVYERAMRLWISGRYQLDQGEPWPEFLARSRAALERVRADNGRGKTVLAFTSGGPISAAVRLALGLGDESALRLTWVIKNASLSSFFYNDRDFSLSLFNSTAHLELRREPGLITYR; this comes from the coding sequence ATGAGCGTCTTGTACCTGATGCGCCACGGCCAGGCCTCCTTTGGCCAGGACAACTACGACCGGCTCTCCGAGTTGGGGCGGCGGCAAGCTTCCCTCACGGGGGAGCATCTGGCCGCGCTGGGCCTCAGCTTTGATGCCGCCTATTGCGGCACCATGTCCCGGCAGCAAGACACGGCCCAAGCGGCCCTGGCCGCCTTGCCCGATCCGCCGCCGCTTACCGAATTACCGGGGCTCAACGAATATCAATCCGAGCCCATCATCCAGGCCCTGCTGCCGGCCATGCGGGCCGAAGACCCCGCCGTGGCCCAGGCCCTGCCGCGCATGTATGAGGACCGCAAGGCCTTCCAGGTGGTCTACGAGCGTGCCATGCGTCTGTGGATATCCGGGCGCTATCAATTGGACCAAGGGGAGCCCTGGCCGGAGTTTTTGGCCCGCAGCCGGGCGGCCTTGGAGCGGGTGAGGGCGGACAACGGCCGGGGCAAGACCGTGCTGGCCTTCACCTCCGGCGGCCCTATCTCCGCCGCCGTGCGCCTGGCCCTGGGCCTGGGCGACGAATCCGCCCTGCGCCTGACCTGGGTCATCAAGAACGCCTCCTTGAGCAGCTTTTTCTACAACGACCGCGATTTCTCCCTGTCCCTGTTCAACTCAACCGCCCATTTGGAGTTGCGCCGGGAACCGGGGCTGATCACTTATCGCTAG
- a CDS encoding acyl-CoA dehydrogenase family protein has translation MDFQISEDTQTILELINEFVDKELLPLEQDFLHRPWDELMPTLAAKREMVKQMELWAPLHPKEYGGVGLGLVDYGLVCEALARSPLGVFVFGCQAPDAGNIEILIKYGTPEQKEKYLKPLIAGDIRSCFSMTEPEQPGSNPVLMDTTAVKEGGDYVINGHKWFTSSADGASFAIVMAVTNPEAPRHLRASMIIVPTDTPGFNLVRNIPVMGHVGSGWHSHGEILYQSCRVPQANLLGPEGHGFVIAQERLGPGRIHHCMRWIGICNRALEMMCHQALTREISPGQRLADKQIIQAWIAESAAEMRAARLMVLNCAWRIEHYGQKEARQDISLIKFYTAGVMQRVLDRAVQAHGGLGVTDDTVLASWYRGERSARIYDGVDEVHKVSVARRILKQYAAEHGLA, from the coding sequence ATGGATTTTCAGATTTCCGAGGACACCCAGACCATCCTGGAGCTCATCAACGAGTTCGTGGACAAGGAACTGCTGCCCCTGGAGCAGGACTTTTTACACCGCCCCTGGGACGAGCTGATGCCCACGCTCGCGGCCAAGCGGGAGATGGTCAAGCAGATGGAGCTGTGGGCTCCCCTGCACCCCAAGGAGTACGGCGGGGTGGGCCTGGGCCTGGTGGACTACGGCCTGGTGTGCGAAGCCCTGGCCCGCAGCCCCCTGGGGGTGTTCGTTTTCGGTTGTCAGGCTCCGGACGCGGGCAACATCGAGATCCTCATCAAGTACGGCACCCCAGAGCAGAAGGAGAAGTACCTGAAGCCGCTCATCGCGGGCGACATCCGCTCCTGCTTCTCCATGACCGAGCCAGAGCAGCCCGGCTCCAACCCGGTGCTCATGGATACCACGGCGGTCAAAGAGGGCGGCGACTACGTGATCAACGGGCACAAGTGGTTCACTTCCTCGGCCGACGGCGCCTCCTTTGCCATCGTCATGGCGGTGACCAACCCCGAGGCGCCCCGCCACCTGCGGGCCTCCATGATTATCGTGCCCACCGACACCCCCGGCTTCAATCTGGTGCGCAACATCCCGGTGATGGGGCACGTGGGATCGGGCTGGCACAGCCACGGCGAAATACTCTACCAGTCCTGCCGGGTGCCTCAGGCCAACCTGCTGGGCCCCGAGGGGCACGGTTTTGTCATCGCCCAGGAGCGCCTGGGTCCGGGGCGCATCCACCACTGCATGCGCTGGATCGGCATCTGCAACCGGGCCTTGGAGATGATGTGCCACCAGGCCCTGACTCGGGAAATCTCGCCGGGCCAGCGTTTGGCCGACAAGCAGATCATCCAGGCCTGGATAGCCGAGAGCGCCGCCGAGATGCGGGCCGCCCGGCTCATGGTGCTCAACTGCGCCTGGCGCATCGAGCACTATGGGCAGAAGGAGGCCCGTCAGGACATATCGCTCATCAAGTTCTACACCGCCGGGGTGATGCAGCGGGTCTTGGACCGGGCGGTGCAGGCCCACGGAGGCCTGGGGGTCACCGACGACACCGTGCTGGCCTCCTGGTATCGCGGCGAGCGCTCGGCGCGCATCTACGATGGGGTGGACGAGGTGCACAAGGTCTCGGTGGCCCGGCGCATCCTCAAACAATACGCGGCGGAGCACGGCCTGGCATGA
- a CDS encoding TetR/AcrR family transcriptional regulator, which produces MTYREFRRQTRLSQEEFCQEVLAAHRQEIKAKKEHTAVKNLELIFEATLKVSNQKGFQAMTMRDLSKASGLSIGALYDYFAGKEALLEMIQETGRRITRRVMGQAVTDAQTPPEKLASAIRAHIYLSEAMQPWFFFSYMEARHLGKVEKQRSKEAEMATERYISEVIKQGKRQGVFAPVDHQLTAAVIKGMLQDWYLKRWKYAKRRVSVDRYADFVVGLAQGYCRNGLGVAGVGEASDE; this is translated from the coding sequence ATGACCTACCGTGAGTTCAGACGCCAGACCAGGCTGAGCCAGGAGGAGTTTTGCCAAGAGGTCTTGGCCGCCCACCGCCAGGAGATCAAGGCCAAGAAGGAGCACACCGCGGTAAAGAACCTGGAGCTCATCTTCGAGGCCACTCTCAAGGTGAGCAACCAAAAGGGCTTCCAGGCCATGACCATGCGCGACCTGAGCAAGGCCAGCGGCCTGTCCATCGGCGCGCTCTACGATTACTTTGCGGGCAAGGAGGCCTTGCTGGAGATGATCCAGGAGACCGGGCGGCGCATCACCCGGCGGGTCATGGGCCAGGCGGTGACCGACGCTCAGACGCCGCCGGAAAAGCTGGCCTCGGCCATCCGGGCCCATATCTACCTCAGCGAGGCCATGCAGCCCTGGTTCTTCTTTTCCTACATGGAGGCGCGCCACTTGGGCAAGGTGGAGAAGCAGCGCTCCAAGGAGGCGGAGATGGCCACCGAGCGCTACATCTCCGAGGTGATCAAGCAGGGCAAGCGCCAGGGGGTCTTCGCCCCGGTGGATCACCAGCTCACCGCCGCGGTGATCAAAGGCATGTTGCAGGATTGGTACCTCAAGCGCTGGAAGTACGCCAAGCGTCGGGTGAGCGTGGACCGCTACGCCGATTTCGTGGTGGGGCTGGCTCAGGGGTATTGCCGCAACGGCCTGGGCGTTGCGGGAGTGGGGGAGGCGAGCGATGAGTGA
- a CDS encoding phosphotransferase family protein, whose translation MSDLLDRAAQVRQGEELDAGRLDEFLRSSIPGLKGELKISQFPSGFSNLTYFLRVGQREMVLRRPPHGTKAKTAHDMGREYKVLTALRPVFPYCPRPLVYSEDPAVMGCPFYVMERIQGIILRRSLPPELGFGPAELERLTKRLVEVMAELHAVDYRAAGLGEFGKPRGYVRRQVEGWSKRFRAARTPDVPDGEAVMAWLAAEMPPESPTATVIHNDLKLDNVVLDPADPLKIIGVLDWEMATLGDPLMDLACTLAYWVQEDDPPPLKQNASMITHLPGCLTRRQAVEYYGRLTGRVMDRMDFYYCFGLFRLAVIAQQIYYRYYHGQTADQRFAVLGGLVGLLLAKGQAVMDGAEV comes from the coding sequence ATGAGTGATTTGCTGGACCGGGCCGCCCAGGTACGCCAGGGCGAGGAACTGGACGCCGGACGGTTGGATGAATTTCTGCGCTCCAGCATCCCCGGCCTTAAGGGTGAACTCAAGATCAGCCAGTTCCCGTCGGGCTTTTCCAATCTGACCTATTTCTTGCGGGTGGGCCAGCGGGAGATGGTCTTGCGGCGGCCTCCCCACGGCACCAAGGCCAAGACCGCCCACGACATGGGCCGCGAGTACAAGGTGCTCACCGCGTTGCGCCCGGTGTTCCCCTATTGCCCACGCCCTCTGGTATACAGCGAGGACCCGGCGGTGATGGGTTGCCCCTTCTACGTGATGGAGCGCATCCAGGGCATAATCCTGCGCCGCAGCCTGCCGCCCGAGCTGGGGTTCGGACCGGCGGAGTTGGAGCGGCTTACCAAGCGCCTGGTGGAGGTGATGGCCGAGCTGCACGCGGTGGATTACCGGGCCGCCGGGCTGGGCGAGTTCGGCAAACCCCGGGGCTACGTGCGACGCCAGGTAGAGGGCTGGAGCAAGCGCTTTCGCGCCGCCCGCACCCCGGACGTGCCCGACGGCGAGGCGGTCATGGCCTGGTTGGCCGCGGAGATGCCTCCGGAAAGTCCCACCGCCACGGTAATCCACAACGACCTGAAGCTGGACAACGTGGTGTTGGACCCTGCCGATCCCCTTAAAATCATCGGGGTGCTGGACTGGGAGATGGCCACCTTGGGTGATCCGCTCATGGACCTGGCCTGCACCCTGGCCTATTGGGTGCAAGAGGACGATCCCCCTCCCTTGAAGCAAAACGCCTCCATGATAACCCACCTGCCCGGCTGTCTCACCCGGCGTCAGGCGGTGGAGTATTACGGCAGGCTCACCGGCCGGGTGATGGACCGCATGGATTTTTATTACTGCTTCGGCCTGTTTCGCTTGGCGGTGATCGCCCAGCAGATTTACTATCGCTATTATCACGGTCAGACTGCGGACCAGCGCTTCGCAGTGTTGGGGGGCCTGGTGGGCCTGCTTTTGGCCAAGGGTCAAGCGGTGATGGACGGCGCGGAGGTCTAG
- a CDS encoding DUF362 domain-containing protein, translating into MDKPLVSLVRYDKALEPVRRAIELCGGLQRIPAHAKVFIKPNIVFWTRAVDFPKWGVVTTSRLVNDVVTLLIEQGVSDITIGEGMVVSDLRDSETPAHAFESLGYAKLRERYGVKVIDTFQRPFQEVDLGEGVKLNFNQDILASDFVIDLPVMKTHAQTVVSLGIKNLKGMIDVASRKRCHNADLDKDLNFFVARLADPMPPLLTLIDGTFTSEYGPAFDGLIHRRDLLVASWDVLAADIVGSNLLGHDPAGVPHLVHAAHNRGRSLALDSVEVKGEAVADHAKYHAWSFPYTEDGCLPVPMAKRGMAGIAYYKYDNSLCTYCSGINGAVLSAIAMSWQGEPWDEVEVLTGKRMQPRPGANKTILLGKCMYQAHKDNPSIKEMIAVKGCPPKPEQIVKALHQAGIMADDQFFANLERMPGMFMKRYKDKPEFDPSLFSIA; encoded by the coding sequence ATGGACAAGCCCCTGGTTTCGTTGGTGCGTTATGACAAGGCCCTGGAGCCGGTGCGCCGGGCCATCGAGCTTTGCGGCGGGTTGCAGCGCATTCCGGCCCACGCCAAGGTATTCATTAAGCCCAACATCGTCTTTTGGACCAGGGCGGTGGATTTCCCCAAGTGGGGAGTGGTGACCACCAGCCGTCTGGTCAACGACGTGGTGACCCTGCTGATTGAGCAGGGGGTGAGCGACATCACCATTGGCGAGGGCATGGTGGTCAGCGATCTTCGGGACAGCGAGACCCCGGCCCATGCCTTTGAGAGCCTGGGCTATGCCAAGCTGCGCGAGCGCTACGGGGTGAAGGTGATCGATACCTTCCAGCGGCCCTTCCAGGAAGTGGACCTGGGCGAGGGGGTGAAGCTCAACTTCAACCAGGACATCCTGGCCAGCGATTTCGTCATCGACCTGCCGGTGATGAAAACCCACGCCCAGACCGTGGTGAGCCTGGGCATCAAGAACCTCAAGGGCATGATCGACGTGGCCTCGCGCAAGCGCTGCCACAACGCGGACTTGGACAAGGATCTAAACTTTTTCGTCGCCCGCCTGGCCGACCCCATGCCGCCGCTTTTGACCCTGATTGACGGCACCTTCACCTCGGAATACGGCCCGGCCTTTGACGGGTTGATCCACCGCCGCGATTTGCTGGTGGCCTCCTGGGACGTGCTGGCCGCCGACATCGTGGGCAGCAACCTGCTGGGCCACGATCCGGCCGGCGTGCCCCACCTGGTCCATGCGGCCCACAACCGTGGCCGTTCCCTGGCCCTGGATTCGGTGGAAGTGAAAGGCGAGGCGGTGGCTGATCACGCCAAGTATCACGCCTGGAGCTTTCCCTACACCGAGGACGGGTGCCTGCCGGTGCCCATGGCCAAGCGGGGAATGGCCGGTATTGCCTATTACAAGTACGACAACAGCCTGTGCACCTATTGCTCGGGCATCAACGGCGCGGTGCTCTCGGCCATCGCCATGAGCTGGCAGGGCGAGCCCTGGGATGAGGTGGAGGTGCTCACCGGCAAGCGCATGCAGCCCCGGCCGGGGGCTAACAAAACCATCCTGCTGGGCAAATGCATGTACCAGGCCCACAAGGACAACCCGTCAATCAAGGAGATGATCGCGGTCAAGGGCTGCCCGCCCAAGCCGGAGCAGATCGTCAAGGCGCTGCACCAGGCGGGCATCATGGCTGACGACCAGTTCTTCGCCAACCTGGAGCGCATGCCCGGCATGTTCATGAAACGCTACAAGGACAAGCCCGAGTTCGACCCGAGCCTGTTCAGCATCGCCTAG
- a CDS encoding 3-hydroxyacyl-CoA dehydrogenase family protein: MARVLVVGAGFMGAGIAQVCAQAGHRVSLMDVKPAALERAMEGMRTSMDKLAAKGLIGEEPETVLARVTPVSDMHSAAQADWVLEAALELEPLKLELFAELDRLAPVETPLASNTSSIPISRLGAATSHPQRVLGLHFFGPVPLMGLVEVVKGERTSNEVFERGVEFIRALGKHPVRVERDIPGFVMNRVFAAAFREAVSLVADGVTTPEDLDAGMRLGYGWAAGPFQVVDNAGLDTFVLIDRFLRAAGEDDLLVRSDLVERLAQEGRLGRKVGKGFYDYTPEGKQVPRRKE, encoded by the coding sequence ATGGCGCGAGTGTTGGTGGTGGGGGCCGGGTTCATGGGCGCGGGCATCGCCCAGGTGTGCGCCCAGGCGGGGCATCGGGTCAGCCTGATGGACGTGAAGCCCGCGGCCCTGGAGCGGGCCATGGAGGGTATGCGAACCTCGATGGACAAGCTGGCCGCCAAGGGGCTGATCGGCGAGGAGCCCGAGACGGTGTTGGCCAGAGTTACGCCGGTGAGCGATATGCACAGCGCGGCCCAGGCGGATTGGGTTCTCGAGGCGGCTCTGGAGTTGGAGCCGCTCAAGCTGGAGCTGTTCGCCGAACTGGATCGCCTGGCCCCGGTGGAGACCCCCCTGGCCAGCAACACCTCCTCCATACCCATCAGCCGTCTGGGCGCGGCCACGAGTCACCCCCAACGAGTGCTGGGCCTGCATTTTTTCGGGCCCGTGCCCCTGATGGGCCTGGTGGAGGTGGTCAAGGGCGAGCGTACCTCCAACGAGGTGTTTGAGCGGGGAGTGGAGTTTATCCGCGCCCTGGGCAAACACCCGGTACGGGTGGAGCGTGACATCCCCGGCTTTGTCATGAACCGGGTCTTTGCCGCCGCCTTTCGCGAGGCCGTGAGCCTGGTGGCCGACGGGGTGACCACCCCCGAGGACCTGGACGCGGGCATGCGCTTGGGCTACGGCTGGGCGGCCGGTCCCTTCCAGGTGGTGGACAACGCCGGCCTGGACACCTTCGTGTTGATCGACCGCTTCTTGCGCGCCGCGGGGGAAGATGATTTGCTGGTGCGCAGCGACCTGGTGGAGCGCTTGGCGCAAGAGGGGCGCCTGGGGCGCAAAGTTGGCAAGGGCTTTTACGACTACACCCCCGAGGGCAAGCAGGTTCCTCGCCGCAAAGAGTAG